CCGCCCGCCTCGACGTACCGGCGCAGGGCCTCGGCGTCCGCGTCGCGGACCAGGTACAGGGTGGGGACCAGGACCAGCCGGTAGCGGGACAGGTCGGTGGACGGGTGCACCACGTCGGCGGTGATCCCGGCCCGCCAGAGCGCGCCGTGCAGGGCGGCGAGCCGGTCGGCGTAGGTGACGTCGACGCTGGGATGCGAGTCGAGTTCCACGCCCCACCAGGCCTCGTAGTCGAAGAGGATCGCCACGTCGGCGTCGACCCGGCTGCCGCGTACCTCGGCGAGGGCCGTCAGGTCGGCGCCGAGCCGGCAGACCTCGCGGAACACCTTGGTCTCCGGGCCGGCATGCGGGACCAGCGCGGAGTGGAACTTCTCGGCGCCGGCCCGGGAGGCCCGCCACTGGAAGAAGAGCACCCCGTCGGCGCCGCGCGCCACGTGCGCGAGGCTGTTGCGGCGCAACTGGCCGGGGGCCTTGGCGACGTTGCGCGGCTGCCAGTTGACCGCGCTGGTCGAGTGCTCCATCAGCAGCCACGGACCGCCGCCGGCGACGCCCCGGGTGTGGTCGGCGGCGAGCGCCAGGTTGACCTGCGGCTGCGGGTCGGCGGCGGTGAGGTAGTGGTCGTTGGCGACCAGGTCCACGTCGGCGGCCCAGGAGTGGTAGTCCAGGTACTTGACGCCGGTGCCGATCATGAAGTTCGTGGTGACCGGCTGCGGGGCCAGCCGGGTGAGCAGCTCCCGCTCGGCGCGGAGCTGGGCCCGCTGCTCGTCGGAGGAGAAGCGCAGGAAATCCAGCTGCTGGGTGGGGTTGGCGAAGGTCGGCGCGGTACGCGGCGGATTGACCTCGGCCCAGTCGTGGTAGCGCTGGCTCCAGAAGGCGGTGCCCCAGGCGGCGTTGAGCGCGTCGAGGTCGCCGTAGCGGTCGCGCAGCCAGCGGCGGAACGCCTCCCCGCTGACGTCGCAGTAGCAGTGCACGTTGTGGCAGCCCAGCTCGTTGGAGACGTGCCACATCACCACGGCCGGGTGCTCGGCGTACCGGCCGGCGACGGCCTCGACCAGGGCGAGCGACCGCTCGCGGAAGACCGGCGAGCTGGGGCAGTACGCCTGCCGGCCGCCCGGCCAGAGGATCGCGCCGTCGGCGCGGCGGGGCAGGGTCTCCGGGTGCCGGTGGGCCAGCCACGGCGGCGGGCTGGCGGTGGCGGTGGCCAGGTCGACGCGGATCCCCCCGTCGTGCAGCACGTCGAGGGCCCGGTCCAGCCAGCCGAAGTCGAACTTGCCAGGAGCGGGCTCCAGCAGCGCCCAGGAGAAGATGCCGACCGAGACCAGGTTGACCCCGGCCCGGCGCATCAGCGCGACGTCCTCGCCCCAGGTCTGCTCGGGCCACTGCTCCGGGTTGTAGTCGGCCCCGTACCAGATGCCCTCGCCGAGCCAGCTCCGCATGAGAGCAGAGCGTGCACCCCGAGTCGACTCAAGTCAACACTTTCCAACATCGACTGAAATTCCAACGTTTACCTTGTCTCCGCCGTGTCACGACTGGGTCATCAGTGCCGTCCGACCCTCTTGACAGCGCCGTAGGGAGGGGTAGCTTCACGAGCCACCGGCTGTTTGTGTTCGGACATGTCGATTCACGGTGGATCTAAACCCCTGTCCGCACGAACACCGTTCCCGCCACCAGCCACGGCCCTTGGGCGCAGCGCACCTCTTCCACGCAGGAGGCACAATGTCCCGTCCTCAATCGCAAGCCGAGTACCTCGCCCGATTCGTACCCCCGTCCGTCGCCGGCCTGAACCGCCGCTCGCTGCTGGCCGGCGCGGCCGGCACCGGCGCGCTGCTCGGCACGGGACTGCTCGCCGGCTGCGGCGGCTCCGAATCCGACTCCGGCGCGGGCTCGAAGACGGTCTCGCTCGGCTCGAACGCTTCGGACCCGACGCCGAAGGACGTCCTCGCCAAGGTGACGGCAGGCTTCCAGAGTTCGTCCGGGATCCAGGTCGCGATCAACACGGTCGACCACAACACGTTCCAGGAGAACATCAACAACTACCTGCAGGGCAAGCCGGACGACGTGTTCACCTGGTTCGCCGGCTACCGGATGCGGTTCTTCGCCGCGAAGGGCCTGGCCGGCGACGTCAGTGACGTCTGGGGCAAGCTCTCCGGCTTCTCCGACGCGTTCAAGAAGGCGTCCACAGGAGACGACGGCAAGCAGTACTTCGTGCCGGCGTCGTACTACCCGTGGGCGGTCTTCTACCGCAAGTCGGTCTGGCAGCAGCACGGCTACCAGGTGCCGAAGAACCTCGACGAGCTGAACACGCTCGGCGCCCAGATGAAGAAGGACGGGCTGAACCCGATCGCCTTCGCCGACAAGGACGGCTGGCCGGCGATGGGCACCTTCGACATCCTCAACCTGCGGATCAACGGCTACCAGTTCCACGTGGACCTGATGGCCGGCAAGGAGGCGTGGACCTCCGACAAGGTGAAGAAGGTCTTCGACACCTGGGCCGGGCTGCTGCCGCTGCACCAGCCGGACGCCCTGGGCCGGACCTGGCAGGAGGCCGCCCAGTCGCTGCAGCAGAAGAAGAGCGGCATGTACCTGCTCGGCCTCTTCGTCGCCCAGCAGTTCAACGACAACGAGCAGGACGACATCGACTTCTTCACCTTCCCGGAGATCGACTCGACCATCGGGGCCAAGGCCCTGGACGCGCCGATCGACGGCTACATGATGGCCCGCAAGCCGAAGTCCGAGGCGAACGCCAAGAAGCTGCTCGAGTACATCGGCGGCGTCGATGCCGCGAACACCATTCTGAAGAACGACCCCGGCACCCTGGTGGCCAACACCGGCGCGGACACCAGCGGCTACACCGCGCTGAAGAAGAAGGCCGCCGAACTGGTCGGCTCGGCCACCGAGATCGCCCAGTTCCTCGACCGGGACACCCGGCCGGACTTCGCCTCGACCGTGATCATCCCGGCGCTGCAGCAGTTCATCAAGAACCCGAAGGACATCAGCGGGCTGCTGACCAGCATCGAGAACCAGAAGAAGTCGATCTTCACCAGCTGACGGCGAGAGGGGAGGACATCGTGTCCGACCTGCCCCTGATCCAAGCGGATCGCGCCGTGCCGCCGGCGGCCGCGACCACCTCCACGGGTGGTCGCGGCCGCCGGCTACGGCTCCTGTCCCGCACCGACCGCGTGGTGATCACGCTGATGGTGCTCGTACCCCTGCTGCTCGTCATCGGTCTGGTCTGGCTGCCCGCCCTGGCCACCGTGCTGCTCTCCGGCACCGACTGGGACGGCATCGGCCCGGTCAGCGAGATCGACTGGGTCGGCCTCAAGAACTACGACGACGTGGTGAACATCTACCCGCCGTTCGTGCCCGCGGTGCAGAACAACCTGCTCTGGCTGGCCGCGCTCTTCGTGGTGGCCACCCCGTTCGGCATGTTCCTCGCCGTGCTGCTCGACAAGGAGCTGCGCGGCAGCCGGTTCTACCAGACCGCGCTCTACCTGCCGGTGGTGCTCTCGCTGGCGCTGATCGGCTTCGTCTGGCAGCTCATCTACTCCCGCGACGAGGGCCTGCTCAACGCCCTGCTCGGCACCCAGACCGACTGGTACGGCGACCCCAACGTCAACATCTGGGCGGTGCTCTTCGCCGCCGGCTGGCGGCACGTCGGCTACATCATGCTGCTCTACCTGGCCGGCCTGAAGGGCGTCGACCCGACGCTGCGGGAGGCCGCGGCGGTGGACGGCTCCTCGGAGGCGAGCACCTTCTTCCGGGTGGTCTTCCCGGTGATGCGGCCGATCAACATCATCGTGCTGGTGGTGACGGTGATCGAGTCGCTGCGGGCGTTCGACCTGGTCTGGGTGATCAACAAGGGTCGCAACGGACTGGAGCTGATCTCCGCGCTGGTCACCTCCAACGTGGTGGGCGAGGCCAGTCGGATCGGCTTCGGCTCCGCGCTGGCGACCATCATGCTGGTCGTCTCCCTGGTCTTCATCACCCTCTACCTGACCACCGTGATGCGGGAGGACCGGCGATGAGCACCGCGACCCTGACCCGTGAGCCCGCGGCAACCGCGCCGGCCGGGCGCCGCAGGCCGCTGCGGCCCGCCCGGGTGGTCCTGCACCTCTTCCTGGCCGCGGTGGCGCTCGGCTGGCTCTTCCCGATCCTCTGGGCGGTGCTGACCTCGCTGCGGTCGTACCAGTACACCGCCAGCCACGGCTACGTGTCACTCGGCGGCTGGACCCTGGACAACTACGTCACCGCCTGGAAGACCGCCGAGTTCGGCAAGCACTTCCTCAACTCGGTGTACATCACGGTCCCGGCGGTGCTGCTGACCCTCTTCCTGGCCTCCTGCGTGGCGTTCGTGATCGCCCGGTTCAGCTGGAAGATCAACATCGTCCTGCTCGGCCTCTTCACCGCGGCGAACCTGCTGCCGCAGCAGGCCCTGCTGATCCCGCTGTTCCGACTCTTCACCCAGGTGCCGCTGCCGGAGTTCATGAGCGACTCGGAGCTGCTGTACGACAGCTACTGGGGGTTGATCCTGGTCAACGTCGCCTTCCAGTGCGGCTTCTGCGTCTTCGTGCTGAGCAACTACATGAAGGCCCTGCCGCACGAGCTGTACGAGGCGGCGATGGTCGACGGGGCGAGCGTCTGGCGGCAGTACTGGCAGGTGACCATGCCGCTCTGCCGGCCGGCCCTGGCCGCGCTGGCCACCCTTGAGGTGACCTGGATCTACAACGAGTTCTTCTGGGCCACCGTGCTGATGCGTAGCGGCGACAAGTTCCCGGTGACCAGCTCGCTGAACAACCTGCGCGGCGAGTTCTTCACCGACAACAACCTCGTCTCGGCCGGCTCGGTGCTGGTCGCCATCCCCACCCTGGTGATCTTCTTCCTGTTGCAGAAGCAGTTCGTCCGGGGCCTCACCCTGGGAGCCAGCAAGGGATGACCATCGTCCACCTGCGCCGCGCGCGGACCAGCCTGGTGCTCGACGCCCGCGGCCCAGGGCTGCCGCGGATCGTGCACTGGGGCGTCGACCTCGGCCCACTGCCCGCCGACGACCTGCCGGCCCTGGTCGACGTCACCATCCCGCCGGTGGTGCCGAGCAGCTTCGACGCGCCGACCGTGCTGTCCCTGCTGCCGGAGGCCAGTGCCGGCTGGAGCGGGCGACCGGGTCTCGCCGGCCACCGGAACGGGCGGGACTGGTCGACCGCCTTCCGCCTCGACCGGCTCGACGTGTCCGCCGCCGGCCCGGACCCGAGCCGCGTGGCCCCGGGCGGACACGCGGTGGGCGTATCCGAGGAGGACGGTTCGCAGGACGGGCCCGGCGCGGCGCGGGTGACCGTGCGGGCGTCGGACCCTGGCGCGGCGCTGTCTCTGACCATCGAGATCACGCTGGACGCGCACGGCCTGCTGACGGTCCGCCACCGGGTGCGCAACGACGGCGACGCGCCCTACGAGGTGCGGGAGCTGACCCCGGTGCTGCCGGTGCCGCCGGTCGCCACCGAACTGCTCGACCTGACCGGTCGCTGGTGCCGGGAACGCGCGCCGCAGCGGCACCCGTGGCCGATGGGCGCCTGGGGGCGGGAGGGCCGGCACGGACGGACCGGGCACGACGCGACGCTGCTGCTGGTCGCCGGGACGGCCGGCTTCGGCTTCGGCCACGGGGAGGTGTGGGCGGTGCACACCGCGTGGAGCGGTGACCACGTCACCGTCGCCGACCGCCGCCCCACCGGCGAGTCCACCCTGGGCGGTGGCGAGCTGCTCGCCCCCGGCGAGATCGTCCTTGCCCCCGGCGAGGAGTACGCCACTCCCCTGCTGTACGCCGTGCACTCGGCCACCGGGCTGGACGGGCTCAGCGACGTGCTGCACACCCACCTGCGCGCCCGCCCCGAGCACCCGCGCACTCCCCGGCCCGTCACCCTCAACGTCTGGGAGGCGGTCTACTTCGACCACGACCTGGACCGGCTGAAGAGCCTCGCCGACCGGGCCGTCGAGGTGGGTGTGGAACGCTTCGTCCTCGACGACGGCTGGTTCCGGGGCCGCCGGCACGACCGGGCCGGCCTGGGCGACTGGTGGGTCGACGACGACGTCTGGCCGGACGGCCTGGAACCGCTCATCGACCACGTCCGCAAGCACGGGATGCAGTTCGGGCTCTGGGTCGAGCCGGAGATGGTCAACCCCGACTCCGACCTGTTCCGCGCCCACCCGGACTGGCTGCTCCAGGTGCCCGGGCGGCTGCCGCCCGAGTGGCGGCACCAGCAGGTCCTCGACCTGGCCCACCCCGACGCGTACGAGCACCTGCTCGGCCGGCTGGACGCGGTGCTTACCGGGCATCAGGGCATCGCGTACCTGAAGTGGGACCACAACCGGGACCTCACCGAGGCCGGGCACCGAGGTCGACCCGGGGTGCACGCGCAAACCGTCGCCGTCTACCGGCTGCTGGACGAGCTGCGTGCCCGACACCCGGGCGTGGAGATCGAGAGCTGCTCCTCCGGCGGGGCCCGGGTCGATCTGGAGATCCTGCGCCGCACCGACCGGGTCTGGGCCAGCGACTGCAACGACGCCCTGGAACGGCTGGCCATCCAGCGCTGGACCGGGCTGCTCCTCCCGCCCGAGCTGGTCGGCACCCACATCGGACCACACCGCTCGCACACCACCCACCGGGTGCACGACCTGGGCTTCCGTGCGGCCACCGCGCTCTTCGGCCACCACGGCATCGAGTGGGACATCAGCGCCATCAGCGCGTCCGAGCGGGCCGAGCTGGCGGCGTGGGTCGCGCTGCACAAGCGGCTCCGCCCGCTGCTGCACGCCGGCCGGGTGGTCCGGGTCGACCACCCGGACCCGGCCGTCCAGGCGCACGGCGTGGTCGCCCACGACGGCTCGCAGGCGGTGTACGCGGTCTCCCGGCTGACCACCTCGGCGGCCCAGGTGCCGGGACCGGTCCGCCTCCCCGGCCTGGACGCCCACCGGCGGTACGCGGTCCGACCGGCGGCCGGGGTGCCGGAGCCGGCGGTGCTCCAGCTGACCGAGCCGGGCTGGCTGCCGAGTGTCACCCTCAGCGGGGCGGTGCTGAGCGCGGTCGGGCTGCAGGTGCCCGCCCTGCACCCCGAGCAGGCCCTCCTGCTGGAGGTCACCGCAGTCGGCTGAGAATTCTCGGAATTCCTTCGGCAAGGATGTCGAGAACCGGGGCGGCAGCTTCTACCTGAGGGTGGAAGCACCGAGAATCGGTGCACAGGCGTGAGGAGCGAACCGTGAAGTACATGCTGCTGATGCAGTTCAGCGCCGCCGGGACCGACTTCCCGTCGATCGACACCTGGACCCCGGCTGAAATCCAGGCACACATCGGTTTCATGGGGGAGGTCAACGCCAAGCTCACCGCCGACGGGGAGTGGGTCCAGGGGGAGGGCCTGGCCGGGCCGCAGCAGGCGCGGATCGTCCGAGCCGGTGAGGGCGGCGCCCCGGTGGTCACCGAGGGGCCGTTCGCGGAGACCAAGGAGTTCCTCGCCGGCTGGTGGATCGTCGACTGCGAGACCCCGGAGCGGGCGGTCGAGATCGCCGCGCACATCTCCACCGCGCCCGGTCCGGGCGGCCGGCCGCTCAACATGCCGATCGAGGTGCACCCGGTCATGTCGGCGCCACCGCAGGAGATGTGACGCCTGGACGCCCCGGAACGAATCGTCGAGGACCTGCTGCGCGAGCTGGCGCCGCAGGTCCTCGGCGTGCTCGCCCGCCGCTTCGGTGACTTCGCCACCGCCGAGGACGCGGTGCAGGAGGCGCTGCTCGCCGCGGCGACGCAGTGGCCCGTCGACGGGCTGCCGGACAATCCGCGCGGCTGGCTCGTCCAGGTCGGCTACCGCCGCATGATCGAGCTGGTCCGCGCCGAGGCGGCCCGCCGGGACCGGGAGGACCGCGCCGCCCGGCGGGCGGGCGACGACCGGCGGACCGCGCCGGCGGCGGACGAGCCGCTGACCGCGGACCGGGACGACACCCTCGTCCTGCTCTTCCTCTGCTGCCATCCGACGCTCTCGACGGCGTCGGCGATCGCGCTGACCCTGCGGGCGGTGGGCGGGCTCAGCACCGCCGAGATCGCCC
The window above is part of the Micromonospora inositola genome. Proteins encoded here:
- a CDS encoding YciI family protein, with translation MLLMQFSAAGTDFPSIDTWTPAEIQAHIGFMGEVNAKLTADGEWVQGEGLAGPQQARIVRAGEGGAPVVTEGPFAETKEFLAGWWIVDCETPERAVEIAAHISTAPGPGGRPLNMPIEVHPVMSAPPQEM
- a CDS encoding carbohydrate ABC transporter permease; the encoded protein is MSDLPLIQADRAVPPAAATTSTGGRGRRLRLLSRTDRVVITLMVLVPLLLVIGLVWLPALATVLLSGTDWDGIGPVSEIDWVGLKNYDDVVNIYPPFVPAVQNNLLWLAALFVVATPFGMFLAVLLDKELRGSRFYQTALYLPVVLSLALIGFVWQLIYSRDEGLLNALLGTQTDWYGDPNVNIWAVLFAAGWRHVGYIMLLYLAGLKGVDPTLREAAAVDGSSEASTFFRVVFPVMRPINIIVLVVTVIESLRAFDLVWVINKGRNGLELISALVTSNVVGEASRIGFGSALATIMLVVSLVFITLYLTTVMREDRR
- a CDS encoding alpha-galactosidase encodes the protein MTIVHLRRARTSLVLDARGPGLPRIVHWGVDLGPLPADDLPALVDVTIPPVVPSSFDAPTVLSLLPEASAGWSGRPGLAGHRNGRDWSTAFRLDRLDVSAAGPDPSRVAPGGHAVGVSEEDGSQDGPGAARVTVRASDPGAALSLTIEITLDAHGLLTVRHRVRNDGDAPYEVRELTPVLPVPPVATELLDLTGRWCRERAPQRHPWPMGAWGREGRHGRTGHDATLLLVAGTAGFGFGHGEVWAVHTAWSGDHVTVADRRPTGESTLGGGELLAPGEIVLAPGEEYATPLLYAVHSATGLDGLSDVLHTHLRARPEHPRTPRPVTLNVWEAVYFDHDLDRLKSLADRAVEVGVERFVLDDGWFRGRRHDRAGLGDWWVDDDVWPDGLEPLIDHVRKHGMQFGLWVEPEMVNPDSDLFRAHPDWLLQVPGRLPPEWRHQQVLDLAHPDAYEHLLGRLDAVLTGHQGIAYLKWDHNRDLTEAGHRGRPGVHAQTVAVYRLLDELRARHPGVEIESCSSGGARVDLEILRRTDRVWASDCNDALERLAIQRWTGLLLPPELVGTHIGPHRSHTTHRVHDLGFRAATALFGHHGIEWDISAISASERAELAAWVALHKRLRPLLHAGRVVRVDHPDPAVQAHGVVAHDGSQAVYAVSRLTTSAAQVPGPVRLPGLDAHRRYAVRPAAGVPEPAVLQLTEPGWLPSVTLSGAVLSAVGLQVPALHPEQALLLEVTAVG
- a CDS encoding carbohydrate ABC transporter permease, which produces MSTATLTREPAATAPAGRRRPLRPARVVLHLFLAAVALGWLFPILWAVLTSLRSYQYTASHGYVSLGGWTLDNYVTAWKTAEFGKHFLNSVYITVPAVLLTLFLASCVAFVIARFSWKINIVLLGLFTAANLLPQQALLIPLFRLFTQVPLPEFMSDSELLYDSYWGLILVNVAFQCGFCVFVLSNYMKALPHELYEAAMVDGASVWRQYWQVTMPLCRPALAALATLEVTWIYNEFFWATVLMRSGDKFPVTSSLNNLRGEFFTDNNLVSAGSVLVAIPTLVIFFLLQKQFVRGLTLGASKG
- a CDS encoding ABC transporter substrate-binding protein, with the translated sequence MSRPQSQAEYLARFVPPSVAGLNRRSLLAGAAGTGALLGTGLLAGCGGSESDSGAGSKTVSLGSNASDPTPKDVLAKVTAGFQSSSGIQVAINTVDHNTFQENINNYLQGKPDDVFTWFAGYRMRFFAAKGLAGDVSDVWGKLSGFSDAFKKASTGDDGKQYFVPASYYPWAVFYRKSVWQQHGYQVPKNLDELNTLGAQMKKDGLNPIAFADKDGWPAMGTFDILNLRINGYQFHVDLMAGKEAWTSDKVKKVFDTWAGLLPLHQPDALGRTWQEAAQSLQQKKSGMYLLGLFVAQQFNDNEQDDIDFFTFPEIDSTIGAKALDAPIDGYMMARKPKSEANAKKLLEYIGGVDAANTILKNDPGTLVANTGADTSGYTALKKKAAELVGSATEIAQFLDRDTRPDFASTVIIPALQQFIKNPKDISGLLTSIENQKKSIFTS
- a CDS encoding beta-galactosidase → MRSWLGEGIWYGADYNPEQWPEQTWGEDVALMRRAGVNLVSVGIFSWALLEPAPGKFDFGWLDRALDVLHDGGIRVDLATATASPPPWLAHRHPETLPRRADGAILWPGGRQAYCPSSPVFRERSLALVEAVAGRYAEHPAVVMWHVSNELGCHNVHCYCDVSGEAFRRWLRDRYGDLDALNAAWGTAFWSQRYHDWAEVNPPRTAPTFANPTQQLDFLRFSSDEQRAQLRAERELLTRLAPQPVTTNFMIGTGVKYLDYHSWAADVDLVANDHYLTAADPQPQVNLALAADHTRGVAGGGPWLLMEHSTSAVNWQPRNVAKAPGQLRRNSLAHVARGADGVLFFQWRASRAGAEKFHSALVPHAGPETKVFREVCRLGADLTALAEVRGSRVDADVAILFDYEAWWGVELDSHPSVDVTYADRLAALHGALWRAGITADVVHPSTDLSRYRLVLVPTLYLVRDADAEALRRYVEAGGTALVTYFSGIVDEHDHIRLGGYPGAFRELLGIRTEEFFPLREGERVGLDDGATADVWTEWLHLEGAEVLASYADGPLPGVAALTRHIVGAGAAWYVGTRLDEAATDRLVARLLAESGARPPVAAPPGVEVVRRRDADRSWLFVINHTDVDARLAVTGTELLGGGRCAGELVVPAGEVAVVREDAATGRPVGGAAGAPTAETPVGPAADPA